Proteins encoded together in one Plasmodium relictum strain SGS1 genome assembly, contig: PRELSG_00_v1_76, whole genome shotgun sequence window:
- a CDS encoding fam-j protein, whose amino-acid sequence MRNFIDAVNIEKDEILSTLSDSQIQPVNLHLEHENSTIHTETESSSISLMGTENVEYEDYVELQNALGG is encoded by the exons ATGAGAAATTTTATTGATGCAGTAAATATAGAGAAAGATGAAATTCTAAGTACATTATCAGATTCACAAATACAACCTGTCAATTTACATCTTGAACa tgAAAACTCAACCATTCATACTGAAACAGAATCCTCTAGTATAAGTTTAATGGGTACAGAAAATGTGGAATATGAAGATTATGTTGAATTACAAAATGCATTAGGTGGAA